The Candidatus Thermokryptus mobilis nucleotide sequence AACTTCCCCGTCAGGATGGATAATGGCAGAGTTCAACATTTTGAGGGTTACAGGGTTCAATACAGCACGGCTCGCGGTCCGGCAAAAGGTGGTATAAGATATCACCCAAGTGTAACGCTTGATGAGGTCAAGGCGCTTGCCTTTTGGATGACTTGGAAATGCGCTATAGTCAATATACCTTTTGGTGGTGGGAAAGGCGGAGTTGTGTGCAACCCGAAAGAGATGTCACAAGGTGAACTCGAAAGATTGACAAGAAGATATACCGCTGAAATTCTACCTTTAATTGGACCCGAAAAAGATATACCAGCCCCGGATGTGTACACAAATCCGCAAGTCATGGCGTGGATTATGGACACATACAGCATGATGAAGGGATATGCGGTTCCTGGGGTTGTAACTGGAAAACCCATTTCACTTGGCGGTTCGCTTGGGCGAGATCAAGCAACCGGGCGAGGTGTTTTCTACACGACGCAAAAGGCGGTTGAACATCTCGGCTTAAAACTTGAAGGTGCAAAAGTTGTTGTTCAAGGTTTCGGAAACGCTGGTTCCGTTGCAGCAATGCTTTTTGAAAAGGCGGGTGCAAAAGTTATAGCTGTCAATGACTCAAAAGGTGGTGTCTATAACGACAAAGGTCTTGATGTGATGAAACTGATTGAACATAAAAACAAGACCGGCTCAGTTATCGGCTTTCCAAATTCAGAACCGATAAGCGCTGACGATTTGATGGCTCTTGAATGTGATATACTTGTTCCAGCCGCGCTTGAAAACGCAATTCATAAAGGAAACGCTGGGAAAATCAATGCAAAGATAATCTCAGAAGCAGCCAACGGACCAACAACCCCAGAAGCCGATGCAATACTTGAAGATAAGGGTGTCTTCGTGATCCCAGATATTCTCTGCAATGCTGGCGGTGTGACCGTTTCATACTTTGAATGGGTCCAAGATGAACAGCATCTCTTCTGGGATGAGGAACAAATTTACACTATGCTTGAGAAAATCATGAAACGTGCCTTTGATGAGGTCTTAAATATACACCTGAAAAACAAGGTCTCAATGAGGATGGCTGCTTATATGCTTGGTATTGGGAGAGTTGCTGAAGCAGTAAAATTGCGCGGTTTATATCCGTAATCTCACCTTACTCGGGGGCTTTGCCCCCGGCACATCTTTAATAAAAGCAAAGTTGAAATGAAACGGATAATTTTTTTTATCTATGTAACCTTGCTCTTCCAAAATTGCCTCGCACAAGATCTAATCATCGGCGCATATTTGGGGAAAAACTTCCCGCTTAACACCTATTTAAAAATTTCACAAGACATAAACGAAACATTCCTGAAATTTGAAAACGTCAACCTGACCGACAAATCGTTTAAATTCCCACTTTATTACGGCGTTAAAATTTCAAAAAGCTTGAATTTCGTAAACCCAAAGGTCTTCGCTGAGGTTGAATTTATACACTCAAAGGTTTATTCAAACCCAGAGCAGAAAGTTAAAGTAGTTGGAATTTATAGAAATTCGCTTCTTGATTCCGTTATACGCTTTGGTGACATAGTTCAAAATTTCTCAATTTCACATGGATTGAACTACTTGATTTTAAATTTCGGTTATAAATTTGGGAATAAAATATCGCCATTTGTAAAATTTGGTTTTGGGATTTCAATACCTCACTTTGAAACAACTATTGATTCGCTATCATTTGAAAGGTACGAGACGAACGATTTCGTCGTTCAATTTGCAGGCGGTTTAAACATAAAAATTCACAAACACATCCTCCTTTTTGCTGAAGGAAAATATACATATGGTGAAATCGTCAACGCCGGGATTTATGGTGGAACTGCAGAGACACTCATAAAAATGTTCCACATCGCCTTTGGACTTGGTTATACAATTTAAGGAAGGAAAGCAAAGCAAATAGATGGAAACCTGGCGCAAAAACCTTTACATTGTTTGGCTTGCTCAGTTCATCACGATGATGGGGATGAGCATGGTCGTCCCTTTCCTTCCGTTCTTCATCCGAGAACTCGGTGTAATGGAGGAAGGAGATGTTGCCAGATGGAGCGGTGTTGTTTTTTCTGGTCCTTTTATAATTTCATTTTTCACGACACCTC carries:
- a CDS encoding Glu/Leu/Phe/Val family dehydrogenase, translated to MITEKEKALKDGAKSIYDMALETFDKAADLLNLDWDIREHIKYPERILIVNFPVRMDNGRVQHFEGYRVQYSTARGPAKGGIRYHPSVTLDEVKALAFWMTWKCAIVNIPFGGGKGGVVCNPKEMSQGELERLTRRYTAEILPLIGPEKDIPAPDVYTNPQVMAWIMDTYSMMKGYAVPGVVTGKPISLGGSLGRDQATGRGVFYTTQKAVEHLGLKLEGAKVVVQGFGNAGSVAAMLFEKAGAKVIAVNDSKGGVYNDKGLDVMKLIEHKNKTGSVIGFPNSEPISADDLMALECDILVPAALENAIHKGNAGKINAKIISEAANGPTTPEADAILEDKGVFVIPDILCNAGGVTVSYFEWVQDEQHLFWDEEQIYTMLEKIMKRAFDEVLNIHLKNKVSMRMAAYMLGIGRVAEAVKLRGLYP
- a CDS encoding porin family protein yields the protein MKRIIFFIYVTLLFQNCLAQDLIIGAYLGKNFPLNTYLKISQDINETFLKFENVNLTDKSFKFPLYYGVKISKSLNFVNPKVFAEVEFIHSKVYSNPEQKVKVVGIYRNSLLDSVIRFGDIVQNFSISHGLNYLILNFGYKFGNKISPFVKFGFGISIPHFETTIDSLSFERYETNDFVVQFAGGLNIKIHKHILLFAEGKYTYGEIVNAGIYGGTAETLIKMFHIAFGLGYTI